The DNA segment GGCCACGCCGACGGCCGCCAGGCCGCAGAGCGTCTGCCCGTCAGAGCTCCCGGGCCGGCGCCGCGCGGCCAGGAACGAACCGGCCGCCTCGGCCGACATGAACAGGGCGACGACCCAGGTCAGGCGGGCCACCGCGGCCGGGTCCCCAGGCCACGACGCCTCCACGCCGTAGCTGGCGACCCCGGCCAGCGCGCCGGCGACGGAGGCCGGCACCAGGATGGGAACGAACCGGGCGAATGCGCCGGAGCGGGCAGCCACTTGAATTTCTGGCTTCGAGCCGGAAATGGCGGCGCCGGGCACCTCGACCATCGCGAGGGCGAGGACCAGGCCACCGAGGGCGAATGCGACCTCCAGGGCCCAAGCCGCGTCGAAGCCGAACCGGGCGACCAGGGCGCCGCCCAGCAGGACCTGGACCACGAGGGCCGACTGAGCCCAGGCGCCCGTGCGGGCCACGCGCCGCTCGAACTCGGCCTCGCGGCCCAGGCGCGCGAGCGACTCGTACAGGAGTGCCTCGTCGGCCCCGCCGCGGAAGGCGTCGCCGACGCCTATCGCGAGCGCCGAGGCCGCGAAGGCCCATGGGCCGGACCCAAGCCACATGAGCGCCAGGCCGGCCACCTGC comes from the Candidatus Tanganyikabacteria bacterium genome and includes:
- a CDS encoding MFS transporter — protein: MGVARNIRLYIPYHVLSLEGICHGLYIVWLLQHKGLSPAFLALVLALGDLVLMVAHVPTGLLADRLGRRWSLVVGSAVQVAGLALMWLGSGPWAFAASALAIGVGDAFRGGADEALLYESLARLGREAEFERRVARTGAWAQSALVVQVLLGGALVARFGFDAAWALEVAFALGGLVLALAMVEVPGAAISGSKPEIQVAARSGAFARFVPILVPASVAGALAGVASYGVEASWPGDPAAVARLTWVVALFMSAEAAGSFLAARRRPGSSDGQTLCGLAAVGVA